The following proteins are encoded in a genomic region of Parabacteroides pacaensis:
- a CDS encoding response regulator transcription factor, translating into MNTGKSEVCVIENHSLIMEGICKVLRKLCDTITFTTAITGKEAEQIIHQRNFDVYILDISMPDIDNFKLIESIREEQDEARIIVNTICNETWVTDKLIALQVNAIISKTCDTREMEQAIRHILKNEAYCSTQFDHIRRKLRNGRNIKMHKDDYPTKRELDVLKKIATGDTTPQIACKLGISENTVETFRKRLMQKFDAKNAIDLVMKAISKGWIDAYE; encoded by the coding sequence ATGAATACGGGAAAATCGGAAGTGTGTGTGATTGAAAATCATTCTCTTATTATGGAGGGAATATGTAAAGTATTAAGAAAACTCTGCGATACAATTACTTTTACTACAGCTATAACAGGTAAAGAGGCAGAACAAATTATTCATCAACGTAATTTTGACGTCTATATTTTAGACATCTCGATGCCGGATATTGATAATTTCAAGTTAATCGAATCTATTCGGGAAGAACAAGATGAGGCTCGCATTATTGTAAATACCATTTGTAATGAAACGTGGGTTACCGATAAATTAATAGCTTTACAAGTCAATGCTATTATTTCTAAAACTTGTGATACCAGGGAAATGGAACAAGCTATTCGCCATATATTAAAAAATGAAGCCTATTGTAGTACCCAATTTGACCATATTAGACGAAAGTTGCGTAATGGGAGGAACATCAAAATGCATAAAGATGATTATCCTACCAAACGGGAATTAGATGTCCTAAAGAAAATAGCTACTGGCGACACTACGCCACAAATAGCATGCAAATTGGGTATATCTGAAAACACAGTTGAGACTTTTCGGAAACGTTTGATGCAAAAATTTGATGCTAAAAATGCAATTGATTTAGTGATGAAGGCAATTAGTAAAGGATGGATAGATGCATACGAATAA